In Phycisphaeraceae bacterium, a single genomic region encodes these proteins:
- a CDS encoding PEP-CTERM sorting domain-containing protein (PEP-CTERM proteins occur, often in large numbers, in the proteomes of bacteria that also encode an exosortase, a predicted intramembrane cysteine proteinase. The presence of a PEP-CTERM domain at a protein's C-terminus predicts cleavage within the sorting domain, followed by covalent anchoring to some some component of the (usually Gram-negative) cell surface. Many PEP-CTERM proteins exhibit an unusual sequence composition that includes large numbers of potential glycosylation sites. Expression of one such protein has been shown restore the ability of a bacterium to form floc, a type of biofilm.), translated as MLNRKRMLLTAALAVVGVSGYASAITWTGSSGQTIDFLQDFSADPGKATGSVSGSDYDMVFTGDSSVALTNYANSSTTAGGAAFWTTLNANSAPWFELTFVDNKNDVDDSWSGLEMFINGPGSGSSGARGKIGATFPEDAVGNSRWRTEDNPGSNNVTGFGNTSKPIPDGATVNGFFAELKYSSGGTRSTPSYAVTAGDNNSTTSSPSYGTGVLAGIANNTAADLEQRVAGDLITVRFGQYSNGQVEFTVLRNNVLMDQWTNDFWVNAGIGFAPFYQVEWRVLGGQSGETYEFKDLRYGNDYPNVPAIPEPASMALLALGTGLALFRRSRG; from the coding sequence ATGCTGAACAGAAAACGAATGCTTTTGACAGCTGCGTTGGCTGTCGTCGGCGTCTCAGGCTACGCATCCGCGATCACGTGGACCGGCAGCAGCGGACAGACGATCGATTTTCTTCAGGACTTCTCCGCCGATCCGGGCAAAGCCACCGGCAGCGTCAGCGGCAGCGACTACGACATGGTCTTCACCGGCGATTCCAGCGTCGCCCTGACCAACTACGCAAACTCCAGCACCACCGCTGGCGGCGCCGCATTCTGGACCACCCTCAACGCCAACAGCGCTCCGTGGTTTGAGTTGACCTTCGTCGACAACAAGAACGATGTCGATGACAGTTGGTCGGGTCTCGAAATGTTCATCAACGGCCCGGGCAGCGGCTCCTCTGGCGCACGAGGCAAAATCGGCGCGACCTTCCCCGAAGATGCCGTTGGTAACTCCCGCTGGCGCACCGAGGATAACCCCGGTTCCAACAACGTGACCGGCTTTGGTAATACCTCCAAGCCCATCCCGGACGGCGCGACGGTCAACGGGTTCTTCGCCGAACTCAAGTACAGCAGCGGCGGCACTCGCAGCACCCCCAGCTACGCGGTCACCGCGGGTGACAACAACTCGACCACCAGCTCGCCCAGCTATGGCACCGGCGTTCTGGCGGGCATCGCCAATAACACCGCGGCTGATCTCGAACAGCGTGTCGCCGGCGACCTGATCACCGTCCGCTTCGGCCAGTACAGCAACGGTCAGGTTGAGTTCACCGTGCTCCGTAACAACGTCCTGATGGACCAGTGGACCAACGATTTCTGGGTCAACGCGGGCATCGGCTTCGCCCCGTTCTATCAGGTCGAATGGCGTGTCCTGGGCGGCCAAAGCGGTGAAACCTACGAGTTCAAAGACCTCCGCTACGGCAACGACTATCCCAATGTTCCCGCGATTCCCGAACCCGCCAGCATGGCACTGCTGGCCCTCGGCACGGGTCTGGCTCTCTTCCGCCGTTCACGCGGCTGA
- a CDS encoding ParA family protein, which produces MEAPITLTQAAATQSVGSVTPAATPHTAATRDAARPRIIALMNQKGGVGKTTTTVNLGAALANAGHRVLFIDLDPQAHLTLHLGVDPDALERSIYHLLTDPAVTAESIAQNVGENMAVLPAEVNLAGVESEMAALTASGQAQRVLREKCAALIHGAKNSKAPVGKTAGAVAASAPTAGQAASQPAAYDFVLIDCPPSLGLLTLNALTLADEVFVPMQAHFLALQGLSKLLETVSLVKQSVNPALRVTGIILCMYEGQTVLAGEVLADLGSFLQAARQMDVPWRDAVVLKPPIRRNIKLAECPSFGKSIFEYAYNSGGASDYRSLAEAVAAMVPHA; this is translated from the coding sequence ATGGAGGCGCCAATCACTTTGACTCAGGCCGCTGCAACACAATCCGTCGGCAGCGTCACGCCCGCCGCCACCCCGCACACCGCGGCGACCCGTGATGCGGCGCGACCGCGCATCATCGCCCTCATGAATCAGAAGGGCGGCGTCGGCAAAACCACCACCACCGTCAATCTCGGTGCCGCTCTGGCGAATGCTGGCCATCGCGTCCTGTTTATTGATCTCGATCCCCAGGCGCATCTGACACTCCATCTGGGGGTGGACCCCGATGCGTTGGAGCGCTCGATCTATCACCTGCTCACTGATCCTGCCGTCACCGCCGAATCCATCGCGCAAAATGTCGGCGAAAACATGGCCGTCCTGCCCGCCGAAGTGAATCTGGCGGGAGTCGAGTCCGAGATGGCGGCACTGACGGCTTCCGGTCAGGCCCAACGTGTCCTGCGCGAAAAATGCGCCGCGTTGATTCATGGAGCGAAGAACTCAAAAGCGCCGGTCGGTAAAACCGCCGGTGCTGTTGCGGCCTCCGCTCCGACTGCGGGACAGGCGGCGAGCCAGCCCGCTGCCTATGACTTTGTGCTCATCGACTGTCCGCCGAGCCTTGGCCTGCTGACACTCAACGCACTGACGCTCGCCGATGAGGTCTTCGTGCCCATGCAGGCGCATTTTCTGGCGTTACAGGGTTTGTCCAAGCTCCTCGAAACCGTCTCGCTGGTGAAACAATCCGTCAACCCCGCGCTGCGGGTGACGGGCATCATCCTCTGCATGTACGAGGGCCAGACCGTGCTGGCCGGCGAGGTGCTCGCAGACCTGGGATCGTTCCTTCAAGCAGCCCGACAGATGGATGTGCCCTGGCGCGATGCCGTGGTCCTCAAGCCGCCGATCCGTCGCAACATCAAGCTCGCCGAGTGTCCCAGCTTTGGTAAGAGCATTTTCGAGTATGCGTACAACTCCGGCGGCGCGAGCGACTACCGCTCGCTGGCGGAGGCGGTCGCCGCGATGGTGCCGCACGCCTGA
- a CDS encoding PEP-CTERM sorting domain-containing protein (PEP-CTERM proteins occur, often in large numbers, in the proteomes of bacteria that also encode an exosortase, a predicted intramembrane cysteine proteinase. The presence of a PEP-CTERM domain at a protein's C-terminus predicts cleavage within the sorting domain, followed by covalent anchoring to some some component of the (usually Gram-negative) cell surface. Many PEP-CTERM proteins exhibit an unusual sequence composition that includes large numbers of potential glycosylation sites. Expression of one such protein has been shown restore the ability of a bacterium to form floc, a type of biofilm.), with amino-acid sequence MSKRWVSCALAATVSVIAAQAASAATFGTGLGALTGKTFTFLEDDLSYGLTTATVGGTNLNLQTDGGGGGASVYMHGGMGGDNAVLFGTGAGSINEFQQPWVRFSFTEDTSDPGFPDRQISLFINGPGSESGGARLLAGMYFQSAYVGTMRRTAAPNEANVAPPGGPYSRVNGETVTITMGERPDGTIDFVFDSPTLGGPVMVTSPYFLTSPGSFFRWYQFEFLFRRNSDVGFNIDFPLFEFGNNWLTEGAIPEPASLGLLGAGGLMILSRRRKA; translated from the coding sequence ATGAGCAAGCGATGGGTTTCATGTGCGCTGGCGGCAACCGTGTCCGTCATCGCGGCGCAAGCGGCATCGGCGGCGACGTTTGGCACCGGCCTGGGCGCGTTGACCGGCAAGACCTTCACTTTCCTGGAGGATGACCTCTCATACGGCCTGACCACAGCTACGGTCGGCGGAACCAACCTCAACCTCCAGACGGATGGCGGCGGGGGCGGAGCCAGCGTCTATATGCACGGCGGAATGGGCGGTGACAACGCGGTGCTCTTCGGCACCGGCGCGGGCAGTATCAACGAATTCCAGCAGCCGTGGGTACGCTTCTCGTTCACCGAAGACACCAGCGATCCGGGTTTCCCTGATCGGCAGATCTCGTTGTTCATCAACGGCCCCGGCAGCGAGAGCGGCGGCGCACGTCTGCTGGCGGGAATGTATTTCCAATCTGCCTACGTCGGCACGATGCGACGCACCGCAGCACCGAATGAAGCCAACGTCGCGCCTCCGGGCGGGCCTTACTCCCGCGTCAACGGCGAAACCGTGACGATCACCATGGGTGAGCGGCCTGACGGCACGATCGACTTCGTATTCGATTCCCCGACGTTGGGCGGCCCGGTGATGGTTACCTCGCCCTACTTCCTCACTTCACCCGGCTCGTTCTTCAGATGGTATCAGTTCGAGTTCCTCTTCCGACGCAACAGCGATGTCGGATTCAACATCGACTTCCCTCTTTTTGAGTTCGGCAATAACTGGCTCACCGAGGGCGCTATTCCCGAACCGGCGAGCCTCGGCCTGCTGGGTGCGGGCGGCCTGATGATCCTCAGCCGACGCCGCAAGGCCTGA
- a CDS encoding DUF4870 domain-containing protein: MTQSPNSPPPPEGSTPADPQAGPAPDSAAGGASAAGGTPAEPAPQKSKYSSEERTWAMFTHLAAFSGFVGVPLGQILGPLVVWLIKREEFPFVNEQGKESLNFQITMIIAALICIPLMFVCVGVFLLIAVGIVDVVFTIIAAIKANECVSYRYPMTIRMIK, from the coding sequence ATGACCCAATCCCCCAACTCACCGCCGCCCCCGGAAGGCAGCACTCCGGCTGATCCGCAAGCGGGTCCGGCTCCGGATTCTGCCGCTGGCGGCGCATCGGCAGCAGGCGGCACGCCAGCCGAACCGGCGCCTCAGAAGAGCAAATACTCCTCCGAGGAACGTACCTGGGCGATGTTCACCCATCTGGCTGCGTTCAGCGGTTTTGTCGGTGTCCCGCTGGGGCAAATCCTCGGCCCGCTGGTCGTCTGGCTCATCAAACGCGAGGAATTCCCCTTCGTGAATGAGCAGGGCAAGGAATCGCTCAACTTCCAGATCACCATGATCATCGCAGCGCTCATCTGCATTCCGTTGATGTTCGTCTGCGTGGGGGTGTTCCTGCTGATCGCGGTGGGTATCGTGGATGTGGTCTTCACCATCATCGCTGCGATCAAGGCCAACGAATGCGTCTCCTACCGCTACCCGATGACCATCCGCATGATTAAGTGA
- a CDS encoding PEP-CTERM sorting domain-containing protein: protein MKAKLVLLAGLATLVSPLATQAYIVNDSSSFDVAYGYTDTSGGWNALETSSTNTPVTATNGVPFTVGNFSITVTATGSFFATVGVQFPGRVLTNYDGANFPNESKTAYNNEFTVSVTYNGPAGPFGTTPGSEQVNLAISSISIYGLKIPSLGTFSVNWDETTSGHTGSGPSVALVESGASNIAANYTNIAWTTATDLSALGSTGTTVTRYFEIPPGSGGTSGQQSYASYDGFVIQGIANFSYDIPEPASLGLLALGAAAILGRKRS, encoded by the coding sequence ATGAAAGCGAAGCTCGTTCTATTGGCTGGTCTGGCGACCCTGGTTTCCCCCCTGGCGACTCAGGCCTACATCGTTAACGACAGCAGCTCATTCGACGTGGCGTACGGATATACCGACACGTCAGGCGGATGGAATGCGCTGGAAACCTCGTCCACCAACACCCCCGTCACCGCCACCAACGGCGTACCCTTCACCGTCGGCAACTTCAGCATTACCGTGACCGCCACCGGAAGCTTCTTCGCCACCGTCGGCGTACAGTTCCCCGGCCGCGTCCTGACAAACTACGACGGCGCCAACTTCCCGAATGAAAGCAAGACGGCATACAACAACGAGTTCACCGTGTCGGTGACCTACAACGGCCCGGCTGGTCCCTTTGGTACAACCCCCGGCAGCGAACAGGTAAACCTGGCGATCAGCTCCATCTCCATCTACGGGCTGAAAATTCCTTCCCTGGGCACCTTTTCGGTCAACTGGGATGAAACCACCTCCGGTCACACCGGCAGCGGTCCGAGCGTAGCTCTTGTCGAAAGCGGAGCGTCAAACATCGCAGCGAACTACACCAACATCGCCTGGACGACTGCCACGGACCTGAGCGCGCTTGGCTCAACCGGCACCACGGTCACTCGTTACTTTGAGATTCCGCCCGGTTCCGGCGGAACCAGCGGCCAGCAGTCATATGCTTCCTACGACGGCTTTGTCATTCAAGGCATCGCGAACTTCAGCTATGACATCCCTGAGCCGGCCAGTTTGGGCCTTCTCGCACTGGGTGCAGCGGCGATTCTCGGCAGAAAGCGGTCCTGA
- a CDS encoding PEP-CTERM sorting domain-containing protein codes for MPVNRLSLRTFAAAILVAGALTFAAPLAHATILNFEITPNVNNQSFEGVHAGYGDNVNSLSTPGGGGSTYNYLQGNAFTPNLVVDYSHSTGAGLGHLTYKQSPVWPDLLDYLDLKDGYSFYWTFSSAGNAYGAKVNSFLVETFSSYGGGGPATVNWWLRANSTGGTVLYSGTLSNLPIYSDVTVNTGMTGFHYGGPLVLEVNFSGTNNWGAIGIDDLNFDENPVPEPASLFILGLGAAASLKRRRR; via the coding sequence ATGCCCGTCAATCGTCTTTCGCTTCGGACCTTCGCCGCCGCAATCCTTGTTGCTGGTGCTCTCACATTCGCTGCGCCGCTTGCTCACGCGACCATTCTCAACTTTGAAATCACGCCCAACGTGAACAACCAAAGCTTCGAAGGCGTCCATGCCGGATATGGCGATAACGTCAACTCTCTCTCCACCCCCGGCGGCGGCGGCTCGACCTACAACTATCTCCAGGGCAACGCCTTCACGCCTAACCTCGTCGTTGACTACTCCCACAGCACTGGTGCCGGCCTCGGCCACTTGACCTACAAGCAGAGTCCAGTATGGCCCGATCTGCTCGACTACCTTGACCTCAAAGACGGTTACTCGTTCTATTGGACCTTCAGCAGCGCCGGCAACGCCTACGGCGCGAAAGTCAATTCCTTCCTGGTCGAAACATTCTCCAGCTACGGCGGCGGCGGCCCCGCTACCGTCAACTGGTGGCTCCGTGCCAATTCCACCGGCGGCACCGTGCTCTACTCCGGCACTCTCAGCAACCTCCCCATCTATAGCGATGTCACCGTCAACACCGGCATGACCGGATTCCACTACGGCGGCCCGCTCGTCCTCGAAGTGAACTTCTCCGGCACGAACAACTGGGGTGCCATCGGTATCGACGACCTTAACTTCGACGAAAACCCCGTCCCCGAACCGGCCAGCCTTTTCATTCTGGGTCTCGGTGCTGCCGCATCACTTAAACGTCGCCGTCGCTGA
- a CDS encoding NTP transferase domain-containing protein, translating into MRHALIIAGGSGTRLWPMSRASLPKQLIPFINGKSLLEIAMDRLAGLIPPERIHICAAQTHRDLIVKLLHGGEPAGRFYGEPTGRDTLNAVGLGAAVIGHDDPDAVIAVFTADHIIEPAEEFRKIVERGYALAQSQPNVLVTFGIKPTHPATGYGYLELAEAINPDASVVVQFKEKPDAATAQRYVDAGSGRYLWNSGMFVWRAATLMECIKRFAPENYDGLTQLGAAWRTDSRDALLTQIYPRLKKISVDFAIMEPASKDTTGSVRVAAVPMPLSWLDVGSWPAFAQTCPHDAQDNALGGGRQVLIDTRRTLVASSEADHLVTAIGCEDLIVIHTPKATLVCRADRAEDIKKLHAMVGEKYGQELL; encoded by the coding sequence ATGCGTCACGCCCTTATCATCGCCGGCGGCTCAGGCACCCGACTCTGGCCCATGAGCCGCGCCAGTCTTCCCAAGCAGCTCATTCCCTTCATCAACGGCAAGAGCCTCCTGGAAATCGCCATGGATCGCCTCGCCGGTCTGATCCCCCCGGAGCGCATCCACATCTGTGCCGCTCAGACGCACCGCGATCTGATTGTGAAATTGCTTCACGGCGGCGAACCGGCGGGACGCTTTTACGGCGAGCCGACCGGACGTGACACGCTCAACGCCGTCGGTCTGGGCGCAGCAGTCATCGGGCATGATGACCCCGATGCCGTCATCGCCGTCTTCACCGCGGACCACATCATCGAGCCTGCGGAGGAGTTCCGAAAAATCGTCGAACGCGGCTACGCGCTGGCGCAGTCGCAGCCCAACGTGCTGGTGACCTTCGGGATCAAGCCCACCCATCCGGCGACCGGGTACGGCTATCTGGAGCTGGCCGAGGCGATCAATCCCGACGCCAGCGTCGTCGTGCAGTTCAAGGAAAAGCCCGATGCCGCCACCGCTCAGCGTTATGTCGATGCCGGGTCGGGCAGATATCTCTGGAACAGCGGGATGTTCGTCTGGCGGGCCGCAACTCTCATGGAGTGCATCAAGCGATTCGCGCCGGAAAATTACGACGGCCTGACACAGCTCGGCGCCGCATGGCGCACCGACTCACGCGACGCGCTGCTGACGCAGATTTATCCCAGGCTCAAAAAAATCAGCGTGGACTTCGCCATCATGGAGCCGGCGTCGAAAGACACCACCGGCAGCGTGAGAGTCGCGGCTGTACCCATGCCTCTCTCCTGGCTCGATGTCGGTTCATGGCCGGCCTTTGCCCAGACCTGCCCGCACGACGCACAGGACAACGCGCTGGGCGGGGGCCGACAGGTGCTCATCGACACCCGGCGCACCCTTGTCGCTTCCAGCGAGGCGGATCATCTGGTGACAGCGATCGGCTGCGAAGACCTGATCGTCATCCACACACCCAAGGCTACGCTCGTCTGCCGCGCTGACCGTGCAGAAGACATCAAGAAGCTCCACGCCATGGTGGGTGAAAAGTACGGTCAGGAGTTGCTCTGA
- a CDS encoding prepilin-type N-terminal cleavage/methylation domain-containing protein, which translates to MNSHRNARRIGFTLIEVLVVISIIALLLSILLPTLRRAKDAARIVLCKTQLQQWGRSYHSYAADFREFVGGATSELRDCYTSIYGGMGWYQNSPWGQSTNELFRYGVIKKITECPSRSASGYTTTTGDGDIQRDVHQSLDKTFQFGYVDYYILAGFGSGSEPGNPLNWSWNGGNPTWNESYALECWGFYNGYWQEWNSTSGPPTRGPVTSLRQNKSLKTPMLIDRSFYPNSASWYNSSFDCGGISNHVGKGPRTTAGTVPLADGANVLLLDSSVQWTKYSLTNRLDWNATTNPEGNYFYCRDYYSNIYLGANMARY; encoded by the coding sequence GTGAATTCTCATCGCAACGCCCGTCGCATCGGTTTTACGCTCATCGAGGTGCTCGTCGTCATCTCCATCATTGCGTTGCTGCTGTCGATCCTGCTGCCGACACTCCGCCGCGCCAAAGATGCAGCCCGCATCGTGCTCTGCAAAACACAGCTCCAGCAATGGGGCCGGTCGTATCACAGCTATGCGGCGGACTTCCGGGAATTTGTCGGCGGGGCGACCTCCGAGCTGCGCGACTGCTACACGAGCATTTACGGCGGGATGGGCTGGTATCAAAACTCGCCCTGGGGCCAATCCACCAACGAGCTGTTCCGCTACGGCGTGATCAAAAAAATCACCGAGTGCCCCAGCCGCAGTGCCAGCGGCTACACCACCACCACCGGCGATGGCGACATCCAGCGCGACGTTCACCAGTCGCTCGATAAAACTTTCCAGTTCGGCTATGTGGACTATTACATCCTGGCTGGCTTTGGCTCAGGTTCAGAACCCGGCAATCCGCTCAACTGGTCATGGAACGGCGGAAATCCCACATGGAATGAGTCCTACGCCCTGGAATGCTGGGGTTTTTACAACGGCTACTGGCAGGAATGGAACTCCACCTCCGGCCCACCCACCCGCGGGCCGGTCACCAGTCTGCGACAGAACAAGTCGCTCAAGACCCCGATGCTCATCGATCGTTCTTTCTATCCCAACAGTGCCTCGTGGTACAACAGCAGCTTTGACTGCGGCGGCATCTCCAACCACGTGGGCAAAGGGCCGCGCACCACGGCGGGGACGGTGCCGCTGGCGGACGGCGCCAACGTCCTCCTGCTCGACTCGAGCGTCCAGTGGACCAAGTACAGCCTGACCAATCGCCTGGACTGGAACGCGACGACCAACCCGGAAGGTAATTACTTTTACTGCCGCGATTATTACAGCAACATCTACCTCGGCGCGAATATGGCGAGGTATTGA
- a CDS encoding helix-turn-helix transcriptional regulator — translation MGFMWRGGKVRLGVEYYNYPSLPAQRFWTNVLSMGVSTTPRDFVSRHVNRDGYLLHYLRRGEMWHRIDGREVILRAGAICLMDLQRLTEYGNSQRGPAENWWLLCNGREMPAMFAELRADQDPIFAPIHRAEFQRHFSALAQIIRRPKPGYEPRAAAALLTVLGHCFTVRARAGWLVSLTGKTGLVSPIVRRGIDYMTRNYHEPKTLKDITGVAGRSLFSFVRLFHAEVGVPPMQYLSRYRVEQAKRLLVGSDKSVTEIARLVGIPRANYFTRLFTRWAGESPRAYRTRMRRQKT, via the coding sequence ATGGGATTCATGTGGCGTGGCGGCAAGGTGAGGCTGGGTGTCGAGTACTACAACTACCCCAGCCTGCCCGCCCAGCGTTTCTGGACCAATGTGCTCTCCATGGGGGTCTCCACCACCCCGCGCGATTTCGTCTCGCGCCACGTCAACCGTGACGGCTATCTGCTCCACTATCTCCGCCGCGGCGAGATGTGGCACCGTATCGACGGCCGCGAGGTGATCCTCCGTGCCGGTGCGATTTGCCTGATGGATCTTCAGCGGCTGACTGAATACGGCAACTCGCAACGCGGCCCAGCGGAAAACTGGTGGCTGCTCTGCAACGGCAGAGAGATGCCCGCCATGTTCGCCGAGCTGCGCGCCGATCAGGATCCGATTTTCGCCCCGATCCATCGCGCGGAGTTTCAGCGTCATTTTTCAGCGTTGGCGCAGATCATCCGCCGTCCGAAGCCGGGGTACGAGCCTCGCGCCGCCGCTGCACTCTTGACGGTGCTGGGCCACTGTTTCACCGTCCGGGCGCGGGCCGGCTGGCTGGTATCCCTGACCGGAAAAACGGGCCTGGTCTCTCCGATCGTGCGCCGGGGGATCGACTACATGACGCGGAACTACCACGAGCCTAAGACGCTTAAGGACATCACTGGAGTCGCGGGTCGGAGCCTCTTTTCTTTCGTCCGGCTGTTCCACGCCGAGGTGGGTGTGCCGCCGATGCAGTACCTGAGCCGCTATCGCGTCGAGCAGGCCAAGCGGCTGCTGGTCGGCAGCGATAAGTCGGTGACCGAAATTGCCCGACTGGTGGGGATTCCCCGCGCCAATTACTTCACGCGACTGTTCACCCGTTGGGCAGGCGAAAGCCCGCGCGCGTACCGCACCCGGATGCGCCGCCAAAAAACCTGA